Genomic DNA from Prevotella intermedia ATCC 25611 = DSM 20706:
AGAAGGTGGAAAAGAGATTGTGCTGACAGGCGTAAACATTGGCGACTTTGGCAAAACAACGGGCGAGAGCTTTCTCGACTTGGTGAAAGCCTTAGACCAAGTAGAAGGCATTGAACGTTTCCGAATAAGTTCGCTCGAGCCAGACCTTATCGACGACAAGCTCATAGAATACTGTGCGCAGTCGCGTGCCTTTATGCCTCACTTCCATATACCCCTGCAAAGCGGGTCGGACGAGGTATTGAAACTGATGCACCGACGCTACGACACAGCATTGTTTGCCCACAAAATAAACCTTATAAAAACAATTACGCCCGATGCTTTCATCGGTGTAGACGTCATGGTAGGCTGCCGTGGCGAAAAGCCGCAGTACTTTGAAGACTGCTACAACTTCATTTCGTCGTTGCCAATCACCCAACTCCACGTGTTCCCCTACTCTGAACGCCCTGGCACATCGGCACTTTCGATACCTTACGTGGTAGACGACAAGGAGAAGAAACGCCGTGCCCGCCAACTTTTACAGCTGTCTGACGAGATGACGCACAAATTCTACGCCGAGCATATAGGGCACGAAGCGGAGGTATTGTTCGAGAAAGCGGTGCGCGGAAAGGCAATGCACGGATTTACAAAAAACTATATTCGCGTAGAATTATCGCCGACACAGGTACAAGAAGTATACGACAACCAGATTATGCGGGTGCGTCTTGGCGACTTCAACTTCGATAAATCGGCACTAAAAGTAGAACTGTTATGAAAGTAGCCATTGTTATTTTAAACTGGAATGGGCGTGCTATGCTGCAGCAATACCTGCCTTCGGTGGTGCGCTACTCGCAAGCAGAAGCGGAAGTTATCGTAGCCGACAATGCTTCGACCGACGACTCTTTGCAATGGCTTGCAGAGAATTTCCCCCACATCAGAACCATTGTACTCGACAAGAACTATGGATTTGCAGGTGGCTACAATATGGCATTGAAGCAGGTGGAAAGCGATTACTACATTCTGTTGAACAGCGATGTAGAGGTAACACACCATTGGCTGACAACCCTTATTGAAGAAATGGACGCCCACGAAGAGATTGCGGCTTGCCAACCCAAGCTGCTTGCCGTTCACGACAAGGACGCTTTCGAGTATGCAGGAGCTTCGGGCGGGTTCCTCGACAAGTACGGCTACCCTTACTGTCGTGGCAGAATATTCGACAAAGTGGAAAAAGACAACGGGCAATACGATACCAATTCCGAAATATTCTGGGCTACGGGAGCTTGCCTTATGATACGTTCAAAAGACTATTGGGCGGTAGGCGGACTCGACGAACGCTTCTTTGCGCACAGCGAAGAAATAGACCTTTGCTGGCGTTTGCAGCTTGCCGGACGAAAAATATATTGCTTTCCAACCAGCTATGTCTATCACGTGGGAGGCGGAACGCTGCCCAAGTCGAACCCGAGAAAGACTTTCCTGAACTTCCGCAACAACCTTACAATGTTGTGGAAAAACCTTCCCGAGGAAGAATTAAAGTCTGTTATGCGCACAAGATGGGTGCTCGACTATCTTGCAGCCTTCGAAATGCTATTGCTGAAATTCAACTGGGGCGACTTCTTAGCAGTGATAAAAGCGAGAAGAGCTTTCAAAAAGTGGCGGAAATCGTTTGAACGGACAAAGCGACAAGGCTATGCCGACAAGCGCACCCCCTACTCTATTTTGTGGCAATATTATGCAAAGAAAAACGATACATTCGATAAATTGCAAGAAATATAAGCGCAAAAATGTTGCACACAACCACCGAATATGTGCCGAAAACAAAGAAAACAGGGCGCTGTATTTTAAGTTTTTTAGCTAATTAGTTGGCAAGTTAAATATTTTTTAGTATTTTTGCAAACGATACAGCATATTAAATAAGTCGAAGAAAAAGAAGTGAAAAGGTTCTATTACATATTGTTTGCATTGTGCATAGCTTTAACAAGCTGCCACATAAAATTGACACCCGAAGAGGAAGGTGTCAATGGCAACATCGTGGAAATAGAGCGTTACGACCGCTTAGAATACCGTTATCTTACCACGGGCGACTTTTCGGCTTTGCAACAGATGAACACGGAGTACCCAATGGAGACCCGTACGCTCATCGAAGACGTCGTTCAACTTGGCGATGCCACCGACCCCGACATTAATACAAAGTTCTTGAAGTTCTATCAGGATACCACTTTGCAGGCACTGATAGCATCGGTAGAATCGGAATATGCTAACGTCGACGACCTTAACGAACAGCTTAGTGCTGCTTTTAAATACCTGAAACACAAGCTACCCGATATGGAAGTGCCACGCTTCTATGCGCAAATATCGGCATTAGACCAAAGCATTGTGGTAGGAAACGGCACTGTGGGCATATCGCTCGATAAGTACTTAGGCGAGAACTTCCCCCTCTATCTGAAATATTACTCGCCATTGCAGCGGCAGCAGATGACACGCGAACACATCGTTCCCGACTGTCTGACGTTCTATTTAATGAGTGTTTACCAACTGAAGGATTTTGAAAGACGACCCCAAATAGAACAAGACCTCCACATTGGCAAGATAAACTGGATAGTAAATCAGGCTTTGGGACACCACGTTTTCCGAACAAAGTGTGTCATTGCAGTAGAAAACTATATGCAGGAACACCACAAGGTATCGTACGAAGAACTATTGAGAATGGCCGATTTCTCAAAGTTTAAGACGCTGTAAATAAGAATTATACCCTTCTTGTATAGTTCGTTACATCAGCATTTTTGAACTATCGGAACATTACAAACAACAGTTTGGAAGAAATTTATTGAGGAAGCGTTTTACTGTTTCTTGCTAAAGGAAAAGACAGTAAAACGCTTTAATTTTGTAAAGATTATTCTGTTAAAAAGTAGTGTCTGCGTTTTCACATTGCGAAAGCGTAGGTTTTGCGATGCAAAACAGCCGCTTTTACCATGCAAAACCTACGCTTTTGGAACGCAAAACAATAGGTTTTGTAAAACGTTGGTAATGAGCAAGTTAAACAATAGCCACTCTTGCGAAAAATGTTTACAGCTTTATCATCTGTTTTCCGCCTAAAAAACAAGGCGCATAGGCGGGGCAAGAACAGCTGAAACATTATAAAACAAAAAAAAGAGTACTTAATGAAAAGTACTCTTTTTGGTTGGTTGTTATTATTTCTTTTGAGCCTCTTGTCGGATTCGAACCAACGACCCCGAGATTACAAATCACGTGCTCTGGCCAACTGAGCTAAAGAGGCGAGGTGGGCAAGCTGTTCTTATCGCGTCGCTACAACCTTCTGCCCTTGCTACGTTCCCGTCCTGGGGGATTAAAAGGGAGCTGACCGTAAGAGACTTGCCCATATCGTCTTTTCATTTCTGAAAAGCGAGTGCAAAGATAGCAAGAATATTTGAAATAAAACAAGTTCGCAGACCTCTTTTTGCGTTTTTAACAAAAAAACATAATTTTGCGATGGCTATACCTTATATATAATATAATTTCTGTATTTTTGCAGTATGAATTACGAGGAGATAAAACAACTCCGTGCCTACGCACGATACGATGGAATATATTTAGCAATTGTATGGGCAGCAAGTTTCACTTGCTTCTTGGCATCGCCCCTGCTGGGCATTCTTGCCACATTCAGTTCTATACTCACATTGTCTACCCCATTCTTTGTAGCCTACCGACTAAAGGTTTACCGAGAGATTGGACTAAACGGCATCATTTCGTTCAAGCGTGCCTACTTCTATTGCATACGTGTCTTTATGAACGCTGCCCTGTTTTTCAGCTTGGCACAATGGCTTTATATGAACTTTTTAGACCACGGAAAAGTGGCAAGTATGGTAGCTTCGATAACGTCTTTACCCGAATACGATAGCTTTTTTGCTGCCTTAGGCATAAGCAGGGAAGAATTTACAGCAACACTGCCAGAAGCGTTCTCAGCCACGCCGATGGTGATAAACAGCCTGATGTACGAAATATTCTTTGGCGCAATCATCAGTCTTATCGTGTCAGCCCTTATGGCACGCAATAAAAAATAAAAGAAACAATACTTGAAGAAATACAATATGGACATATCTGTTATAATACCACTCTACAACGAAGACGAGAGTTTGCCTGAATTGCACGCTTGGATTTGCAGAGTAATGAACGCCAACCACTTCTCTTACGAGATTATCTTTGTGAACGATGGCTCTACCGACAACAGTTGGGAGGTTATCCAACGCCTCAGCAAAGAAAACGAAAACGTGCGTGGCATTAAGTTTCGCAGGAACTACGGAAAGAGTCCTGCGCTCTATTGCGGCTTTAAAGCAGCGCAAGGCGATGTTGTTATAACAATGGACGCTGACCTTCAAGACTCTCCCGACGAAATTCCTGCACTCTACAAGATGATTACCGAGGAGGGATACGACCTTGTAAGTGGCTACAAACAGAAACGTTACGACCCACTGACAAAGACCATTCCAACCAAGTTATTCAATGCAACAGCACGGAAAATAAGCGGTGTGAAGAATCTACACGACTTCAATTGCGGACTGAAAGCATACAAGAAGGCGGTTGTGAAGAACATTGAGGTGTACGGAGAAATGCACCGCTATATTCCATACTTGGCAAAAGAGGCTGGTTTCAAGAAGATTGGAGAGAAGGTCGTGCACCATCAAGCACGCAAATACGGCACTACAAAGTTCGGAATCAACCGCTTCTTCAATGGATATCTCGACCTTATAACACTCTGGTTCTTAACCAATTTTGGCAAGAAACCTATGCACGTGTTCGGCTTGTTGGGCAGTTTCGTATTCTTCATTGGACTTATTGCCTTCCTTTGGCTTATCGTTGAAAAGATAATCAACCTATTGAGTGGCATTTATGGCGATTTGCTCACCAACCACGCATCGTTCTTTATTGCACTAACAGCTATGATTTTAGGTACACAACTCTTCCTTGCTGGCTTCTTGGGCGACTTGATAAGCCGCAACAGCGATAGACGAAACGACTACCTTATAGAAGAAGAAATAAACTTATAAAGCAAAGAAGGGACAGGAATATGGCTTTCGCCACATTCTTCTCCCTTTTCTTCTTGCTTCTTGTTGCTCAACCGATAAACACAGATAAATCATGAATAATAAAACAAATAAAAAACTATTATGGCAGTTACCCTTCTTGGCGTTGCTCATAATAGGTTCCATTTTCATCATAAAGCAACAACGTTCCACTCCCTATCAACACAACGAAGGAGAGGTTTTTGGTACGTTTTACCACATAACATATCAAAGCGAACAGGACTTACAGAAAGAAATAGAAGCGGAATTAAAGAAAGTGGACAACTCGTTGTCTACCTTTAACAAGCAATCTGTTATCTCAAAGGTAAACAATAACGAACCTACGAAGCTCGACGAGTTGTTTGTGGAAGTTTTCGACAAGGCAAAAGCAATATCAAAAGAAACAAATGGGGCTTTCGATATTACGGTTGCACCGCTCGTAAACCTATGGGGATTTGGCTTTAAGCAAGGAAAAGAGCCATCAAAGCAAAAGATTGACAGTTTAAAGCAACTCGTTGGCTACGAAAAAGTTTCGTTAATAGGTAAAGGAATCAAAAAGACAGACAAACGCATTATGCTCGATTGCTCTGCCATTGCTAAAGGGTATGGTTCCGATATGGTGGCACGACTGTTCAGAAAGTACGACATCAAGAACTTTATGATAGAGATTGGCGGCGAAATTGTTGCAAGCGGAAACAGCGAAAGTCGTGTGCCTTGGAAGATTGGTGTGAACAAACCCGTTGAAGACAGTACCAATGCGAATACTGAAATACAGACAGTGCTCAACGTTACCAACAAGGCAATGGCAACAAGCGGCAACTATCGCAACTTCTACTATAAGGGTGGAAAGAGATTTGCACACACCATTGACCCCAAGACTGGCTATCCTGTGCAACATTCACTGCTTTCTGCAACCGTGCTGACAACCGATTGTGCCACAGCCGACGCCTATGCAACGGCATTTATGGTAATGGGAATAGAGGAAGCAAAGAAAGTTTTGGAGAACCACAAGGAACTTATGGCATACTTCATCTATGCCGACAACCAAGGCAAACTGCAAGTTTGGTACAGCCCAGAGTTGGAAAAGAAAATAGTGCAATAACGATTTGCCGATAAAGAACCCACCCCGAAAGAATGCTTCAGATATACGATAAACTCCTTGAGTTGCCCTTGTTTCTTGGTATTGGTGCTGCCGATTTAGCTGAAATCGTCAGTACTACGAAGTTTGGGTTTCTCAAACTGAAACCCAAAGAAACATTGGTAAAGGAGAACGACAGGGGTGGCAGACTCTATTTCCTTATGGACGGCAAACTATTGGTGGAAAGTTGTGCCGACAACCACAGCTATAGCGTCATAGAAGAAGTTGCTGCTCCCACAGCCATACAGCCAGAACGCGTATTCGGACTTGTACAACACTACTCCAAAACCTTCGTTGCAGAAACAAAATGCAACATCTTATACATTGATAAAAGCGAAGTCTTGAACCTTGCTAACAACTATCTCATCTTCCGTTTAAACTTTCTGAATATGCTTTCCACGCAGGCACAGCGTTGCAGTCGCCTACCTTGGCAGCAGCAACCCAAGGACATTCAGGAGAAGTTCATTCACTTTATCAGAACGCATTGCGACCACCCTGCAGGCAAAAAAACTATTAAAATAAATATGCAAACATTGGCTAACGAACTGCACGAAAGCAGGCTCAATGTTTCAAAAATGCTCAATGCTTTAAACGAAAATAATACTATTACACTGATGCGAGGCGAGATAAACATTCCTTCATTAGAAAAATTGCGTTAAATCTGTTGCGGTCTTTTGCTTTTACATAGTTTTTTCTGTAACTTTGTAGCATATTAGAGAGAAAGCAAAGCAATGACAGAAAATACAAATAAGGAGGGACAGCAACGCCTGAATCCCTTCTTTCAACCATACAATACACCACACGAAACTGTTCCATTCGACAAAATAACGCTTGCCGATTACGAAGAGGCTATGTTGGAAGGAATACGCCGTGAGGACGAGCAAATAGAGAAAACAATAAACGACCCTGAAGAACCTACTTTCGAAAACACGCTCATTCGTGAAGACGAAGTGGAAGGACGCAAGCATTATTACGACCTTCTTTCACGTGTAGAAAGTGCGTTTTTCAATATGCTTAGTGCAGAAACAAACGACGAAATGGACGCATTGGCACAGAAAATGAGTCCAATTCTCACCAAGCACGCTAACGATATCAGCCTTAATCCTAAACTTTTCGAACGCATAAAGGCTGTTCACGAGAAGCATCGAGAGCTTACTCCCGAAGAAAGCAAGCTGTTGGAAGAAAGCTACGATGGTTTTGTTCGGAGTGGTGCACTGCTCAATGAGGCTGATAAAGACAAGTTACGCAAACTTACCGAAGAAGCAAGTATGCTCGCATTGAACTTCTCTCAAAACGTATTGAAAGAGAACAAAGCATACGAACTCCACATTACCGACGAACAAAAGCTCGACGGACTGCCCGATTCCATTCGTGAAGCAGCTGCCGCAACCGCCAAAGAGAAAGGTCTTGAAGGCTGTATTTTCACATTAGATGCGCCGAGTTACGGTCCTTTCCTTATGTATAGCACGCAGCGCGACCTACGAAAAGAGCTTTATATGGCGCACAATACGCTATGTATTAAAGCTAACTCGGAAAACAATATCGAAGTTTGCAAACGCTTGGTGAACCTCCGCCGAGAGATGGCACAGCTGTTAGGATACGATACTTACGCCGATTTTGTAATGAAATATCGTATGGCAAGCAATGTGAAGAATGTCTATAAATTGCTTGACGACCTTATCAATGCTTACAAGCCAACAGCTATTAAAGAATACGACGAACTCTGTGAGATTGCCAAAAAGCAAGAAAGAGACGACTTTAAGATGATGCCATGGGACACAGCTTACTATGCGCACCAACTTAAATTAGCAAAATACGACCTCGACCCAGAGATTTTGCGTCCTTATTTTGAATTAAACAACGTTATTAAAGGCGTGTTCGGATTGGCAACTCGCCTTTATGGCATTACTTTCAAAGAGAATAAAGACATTCCTGTCTATCATTCTGACGTGAAACCGTATGAGGTTTA
This window encodes:
- the mtaB gene encoding tRNA (N(6)-L-threonylcarbamoyladenosine(37)-C(2))-methylthiotransferase MtaB, which gives rise to MIDTSSFQGKTAKFYTLGCKLNFSETSTFARMLREMGVREAKKDEAADICLINTCSVTEVADHKCRQAINRMARQNPDAFIVVTGCYAQLESERVANIPGVNLVLGSNEKADLIQYLSDAWNKFDGQEQQGTFHSVKTKDIVKFQPSCSRGNRTRYFLKVQDGCNYFCTYCTIPYARGFSRNPDIASLVAQAKQAAEEGGKEIVLTGVNIGDFGKTTGESFLDLVKALDQVEGIERFRISSLEPDLIDDKLIEYCAQSRAFMPHFHIPLQSGSDEVLKLMHRRYDTALFAHKINLIKTITPDAFIGVDVMVGCRGEKPQYFEDCYNFISSLPITQLHVFPYSERPGTSALSIPYVVDDKEKKRRARQLLQLSDEMTHKFYAEHIGHEAEVLFEKAVRGKAMHGFTKNYIRVELSPTQVQEVYDNQIMRVRLGDFNFDKSALKVELL
- a CDS encoding glycosyltransferase family 2 protein; protein product: MKVAIVILNWNGRAMLQQYLPSVVRYSQAEAEVIVADNASTDDSLQWLAENFPHIRTIVLDKNYGFAGGYNMALKQVESDYYILLNSDVEVTHHWLTTLIEEMDAHEEIAACQPKLLAVHDKDAFEYAGASGGFLDKYGYPYCRGRIFDKVEKDNGQYDTNSEIFWATGACLMIRSKDYWAVGGLDERFFAHSEEIDLCWRLQLAGRKIYCFPTSYVYHVGGGTLPKSNPRKTFLNFRNNLTMLWKNLPEEELKSVMRTRWVLDYLAAFEMLLLKFNWGDFLAVIKARRAFKKWRKSFERTKRQGYADKRTPYSILWQYYAKKNDTFDKLQEI
- a CDS encoding DUF4199 domain-containing protein, translated to MNYEEIKQLRAYARYDGIYLAIVWAASFTCFLASPLLGILATFSSILTLSTPFFVAYRLKVYREIGLNGIISFKRAYFYCIRVFMNAALFFSLAQWLYMNFLDHGKVASMVASITSLPEYDSFFAALGISREEFTATLPEAFSATPMVINSLMYEIFFGAIISLIVSALMARNKK
- a CDS encoding glycosyltransferase family 2 protein encodes the protein MDISVIIPLYNEDESLPELHAWICRVMNANHFSYEIIFVNDGSTDNSWEVIQRLSKENENVRGIKFRRNYGKSPALYCGFKAAQGDVVITMDADLQDSPDEIPALYKMITEEGYDLVSGYKQKRYDPLTKTIPTKLFNATARKISGVKNLHDFNCGLKAYKKAVVKNIEVYGEMHRYIPYLAKEAGFKKIGEKVVHHQARKYGTTKFGINRFFNGYLDLITLWFLTNFGKKPMHVFGLLGSFVFFIGLIAFLWLIVEKIINLLSGIYGDLLTNHASFFIALTAMILGTQLFLAGFLGDLISRNSDRRNDYLIEEEINL
- a CDS encoding FAD:protein FMN transferase, whose amino-acid sequence is MNNKTNKKLLWQLPFLALLIIGSIFIIKQQRSTPYQHNEGEVFGTFYHITYQSEQDLQKEIEAELKKVDNSLSTFNKQSVISKVNNNEPTKLDELFVEVFDKAKAISKETNGAFDITVAPLVNLWGFGFKQGKEPSKQKIDSLKQLVGYEKVSLIGKGIKKTDKRIMLDCSAIAKGYGSDMVARLFRKYDIKNFMIEIGGEIVASGNSESRVPWKIGVNKPVEDSTNANTEIQTVLNVTNKAMATSGNYRNFYYKGGKRFAHTIDPKTGYPVQHSLLSATVLTTDCATADAYATAFMVMGIEEAKKVLENHKELMAYFIYADNQGKLQVWYSPELEKKIVQ
- a CDS encoding Crp/Fnr family transcriptional regulator: MLQIYDKLLELPLFLGIGAADLAEIVSTTKFGFLKLKPKETLVKENDRGGRLYFLMDGKLLVESCADNHSYSVIEEVAAPTAIQPERVFGLVQHYSKTFVAETKCNILYIDKSEVLNLANNYLIFRLNFLNMLSTQAQRCSRLPWQQQPKDIQEKFIHFIRTHCDHPAGKKTIKINMQTLANELHESRLNVSKMLNALNENNTITLMRGEINIPSLEKLR
- a CDS encoding M3 family metallopeptidase: MTENTNKEGQQRLNPFFQPYNTPHETVPFDKITLADYEEAMLEGIRREDEQIEKTINDPEEPTFENTLIREDEVEGRKHYYDLLSRVESAFFNMLSAETNDEMDALAQKMSPILTKHANDISLNPKLFERIKAVHEKHRELTPEESKLLEESYDGFVRSGALLNEADKDKLRKLTEEASMLALNFSQNVLKENKAYELHITDEQKLDGLPDSIREAAAATAKEKGLEGCIFTLDAPSYGPFLMYSTQRDLRKELYMAHNTLCIKANSENNIEVCKRLVNLRREMAQLLGYDTYADFVMKYRMASNVKNVYKLLDDLINAYKPTAIKEYDELCEIAKKQERDDFKMMPWDTAYYAHQLKLAKYDLDPEILRPYFELNNVIKGVFGLATRLYGITFKENKDIPVYHSDVKPYEVYDKDGSYLAVLYVDFFPRKGKRAGAWMTEFQGQRITKEGENIRPHASLVMNFSKPTDDKPALLRLGEVTTFLHEFGHSLHGIFANSRFESQSGTNVWWDFVELPSQFMENFAVEKDFLRTFAFHYETGEPMPDELIEKIIASQNFNAAMACLRQVSFGLLDMAYYTQKDEFKEDIIPFEKKAWEKAIIGEQIDGTCMTTQFSHIMSGGYAAGYYSYKWAEVLDADAFSLFKKNGIFDQTTAQSFRDNVLSKGSTEHPMVLYKRFRGQEPTIDALLERNGIAKTN